The DNA region agagaagtagagaaggagataaaaagaggaagagaagttCAACCCTCGGCAATCTAGTCTgaaaaagaataggaagagaaagaaaataaaaggaaactgAAAGATGCTACAGAACGCATACGAATGTAAAAACGATGGAACTCGGAACAAAAGTTAGACATCTCGAAGATCTCTTCATCCGCGCTATACAAGAGCTCGATTTTTCTTAACTGAAGGAAGGAGATCCTCTCAAGGGGGAACTCGAAAGCTCTATACAATACTAAGAGAAAGCAGTCCGCTCAAATACTCTCAAAGTTGCCACCTGAAAGacattagaataattaatctaGAATAATTAATCTAGAATAAACTATTATATGCATCTATTTCACCGATAGTACTTGTGTAGCATTAGTTTTCGATAGAACATAAGTAATATCGACCTAGGTCTCACCACGTGAACCTTGCTACATTTGGAAATGCATTAATAGCTTTCCATACAAAGATCTAAACCGATGTGTATTCAATACGgttaattttaaatcgataatggcgagatatatttcttatagcTATACTTTTCATTACCGTTTTCGTAACCCATCTATATCACGAATATTActgttaatttcattttcaaatattcgtgATATAAGATACAGAAGGAAACCCTAATACacctgaaaaataagaaccACATCTCTTTGGATTAAAACTGACTACTACATTTTCGAGAGATAAATTTTCGCAGCGTAAGAGAAATTGGAATTATTATttggaatatattaattactgaAAATtctgaattaaaaatgaattaacttATTCCAGGGTCTACGGGCTGCGATTTTATTGtacaagttctttttttttctatttttatttttattaatgaatctactcgacttttttttttcaaaagcaaTGACTTCtcgacttttttattttaaagcaATAACTCtattgaaatatcatttatcaacaaaattgattcaatatttaattaatttttctagaaAAACTTAATGACAAATTTTTGGATGCTCATTTTTACAAGCgattactttaattattaaaaaaaatatcattcaatTTCGCTTATAATCCAGAGACTATGCATTGCAAATGTCTTCTTGCTCATTCTTTATTAGAACTCGTTAATATCAATTCTTTACTATTttcgcgaaagaaaaatatttaaaaatccattgaaatattaaatttgtaaataattataaaggtGTATAGAACAAGATGACCCTATTCTtagctaataaaaaaaaaataagaaactatTTACAAGTAAATCGTCAAAGAAAATTACTTGTGGTCACTTAATGCTCTtttagtaataaattataatcaatcaCTCATATCAATTCGGACCTTTTATCTTTGATATGAATGAATGACCGGAGGAATTTAAAAGTTTACTTACTACTTTAGAAGTTCTGTGAATTTCCAAAACACTCGTCCACGATTTAGATCGAAATTGAGGCTGGATAATTCGTAAGCGattgaaaatgagaaaggTTGACATCGATGTTGTTTAATATCTTCTTCAGTGATGCACTGTCTCTAATACACGATAGTTATATTTTAACGGATGCTCACTGAATTTACTTCGCGATATTCTATTATCTTTGACGAATACAATCTGTGCTACTGTTCAAAAAGCAAAAactttataaacaaatattgcCTCTAACGATTGCATTGTACGCAATCAATGCAAGTTAACTTGTTGTTTAAAATGCAAAACGTAAGTGACTGAACACTGCTTCTACTTCGCGATTTTTAGTTTTAACAATGCAAATACTCGATTACATCATTAGTTTGTGCGCGATTGCTATGACGTTTTTAAACAGAAAAATTCAACATTATAATATgaagttaatattataatatgaaatagtaTACTTCGAACACGTTccaaattgtttaaataattctaaaataatcaaaagtataatttatttaacgtaTCCATTTGGAAAGAGATTATTTCGAtgttatgaaaaagaaaactgtttcgataatagtaaaagtaagtgaaaaatttgtttttatttatgcaAACAAATAACAATTGCGCGTTCACATTGTAactctatttaaatattaatttaattctattttatatttaacgcaTGTTTTGAACCatgaaatgttttattaaatgtggtattgtttaaatattcattatattgcGCTCACGTttcaaatcatttaaataattctaaaataatcgaaagtaCGGTTTATTTAAGTTTACCCGTTGGGAAAGAGACTGATTCGATGTTTACTCGAcggaatgcaaaagaaaactgtTTTGGTATCAGTCAAAGTCATTGAAAAGTttgtttttattgatataaacaCGGATTTATTGCTTAAATATTggtttattatgtttatatatcttaatCGAAAGTATGAAGTATTCAAGTTAAGTTTAAGATTTACACgtgttgaaattttaataataagtattttatattatacgttcGTTATAatgttgttaaaaatattctattgtttaactattaattaaatacagtTCACATACGTcgtacatttaatatttaaatgttagcgaaataatttaatttattattcattcccACCCGAATTCATGATTTATGTTTATTCAAAGAtcaaattttatgtattttatattgattacaAAGATAATCTTACGATCTTTGTAATGTTACTAAGAATTTCcggttgtttaaatattaattttattatactgtGCATTaatgattgtttaaataattataaaattgtgaaaattataaagtattgAAGTTTGGTCGTAtggaaaaagtaatttttgatGTTTAAACGTCAGtatgcaaaaaaagaacagactTTATAACTAGCAAAATCATCTgataatttgtttttgttgatATTAAATGAAGGACACGTTTTCTGGTTCAAAAATTTACGTTtagtaagataataaattaaaattattttctatttaacatgatttttttcaaagaaaataaagctttttcaaaagttCCAAAAAGCCATGTCCACGCTTAAAccttcatctttaaaatgagattttGTTTATCAAAATCGTTTAAGAATTATGCCTGTACTGATCGTGATGTAAACCATTATAAAACCAAGAACGATGAAGAACTTATAGAATTCTGATATCTATGAAAATAATCAggaacatattaataataataataaaaatagcaatagtaatagtattcTTATTAGTAGTAAGTAGTAATTAGTAgtaagtaatagtaataactagtagtagtaagtagtaataataactaataatagtgtaacatataataattgcCTTAACAAAATTAGTCaagaatatcaataattactGACCGCAGAATTTCCGTGATTTGGATTATACAactgtaaatattttctaatccaaattattattgtgatttgtaattataaaattataaatattgtatttaatctCTAAATCGCTGAAACATACCCACTTTTGTCCAATTGAATAGGTCTGGTGTGAGGAATGGTGTAGTTGCAATTTATCGAAGTTTAAATAACAGGAGAATCATTGTCATCGATCATATGAATTCAAATTTACACCAGAACACTGTTTGGTAGTGAATTGTACAGCAACCGGAGAAATGTGTGTAACtcgttatttattacaaaattgacAAACCATTCTCATCatggtaatatatattatatcgaataaaccAATTTCATGAATTTTATTCATGATTGCTTATCCATCCCACAGAAGGTGCTGCTCTGTTTGatcaaaaattatgataaaataccTATGATTCTAACTGAAGATTTCAACATTAATTTTACATCAATTGAAGCGCGAGCTCTAATTGAATTTCTAAATTCGAAATTCAACttgtatatgaataataatccaACAGtgtcaattaaaaaatctagGATTGCGATCAACACGGTATTcataagatatttaaataatctgaaatctacaatttatatatcatattttaattatcataagtTAATAATCTTTGTGTTGAATTATAAGAGAATGGACAcgttcaaaaaataataatatgtgtCTTATtgaattaagaaatataaaactaatataaaaatagtatatataaataaaacatcgtTACATTAAATtgagatatttttatgaaaaatgaatatagaattaaactgattttacgaattttaaaAGCGTGGTGACCACATATCCATTTTTTTCAAGCAAAATGTCAGAAACAACGTCTGCGTTAATAGTGAGTCCGGTTATAATCCTTGACCGATTTTGAtgaacaagtttttattttaaaagtgaAGATTTAATCGAGGATATGACtttgttgaattttttttttaaataatatttttatacataaactATTTTCAAAAGACACCGgcgtaatttttttcaaaaaagataaaactttttcaagTCGTCTAATAGAATTAAACTGTAACGTTTTACCGATTGTAAATAGTCATATCAATAACGTTGTAAACTTTATAAGGGACTAATCAGGTATGTATtgaccattttttttttacgaattgtCAGTAATATTAACAAAGACAGCGAAATAAAATGCTaagataaatttgataaattttcttctttcatttttatcgtttaccATAGTGATCATTGTTATAAAATGAGAATTatgacaattaaaaaaataaataatttataatatataacattttttctcaatttgaaaataatcacttattatttcgtaaaaagaCAATCAGATATGAGGAGTTacgattatgaaaataaatttttaattagtttAAAAATGATACCAGAATTTTGTTGATCGCTAAAAAGCACTTTCCCTGCACAGTGGGAGGTCGCTTGAAGTCCTCTAGGATTTGATGGCAGGATGTGATTGAATTGAAATcgagtaataaaatatcaattagatcgatcaataattaacatttttttcggTTAAATTATGAAGACAAAGAGATCAAGcaaataatgagaaaagagaggataaTCGTAAAGATCCATCGTGATTAGACTAGcaatatttgaattatcatTAAGTAAACGAGAAATTGAAGttgttcgataaaataaaaagtcaaaaaatttttaatttaatttttgtttagaaattaaataaattttataaatactaatatttattaaaaaatttattaataaagtaatatttaaattttattaaattaatgaaagttagaataaaataaaaataataaaaataggaaaatttaGTGCCAGCATCAGTGGTTAAACTATTTTTTaagttaatttaatattatataaaaattattttgaaataattaaagtttgattaataattaattatttagtttcgttatattatattagtatCTATCATttctaaaagtaaaaaaaaaaaaaaaaacgaaaaaatatttgaagctTATTTTCCTGCTCAAACGTTATAAAAAGTAcgtataattgatttttaaaaagaaaacgttgtATTAGAGTATACtatatttacttttcgtttgttaataatcaaaaattatccatcgcttctttttaattgatttgttatattatgccaaaaataataattaattattataatagtataataatttaaaattcgattgaaatcgatcgattattaatagAGTTTATTTGTCTCTGAAATGGCCGAGAATTACTATATCAACAAATATTAtggtaaaattatattatggtaaaataaaactatatcaACGTAACATTTAATcgatgttattaatatataattacattttcattttaacttCCATTGAAACTCAAAGTCGTCGATCTGAAAGATTTTCCTATtacaaaatcatttaaaaatgtcaTCGTGATGGTCAGTGAGGATTCGGTATATTAGACATGGAGTCGAAACATTGTCTAAGAACTCGGTTCGTCACTAtggattaaatttttacatagaAGTTTATACAGCCTTTCTTGTATTGTACGTCTTCTTTCATACGAGtgggatagagagaaaatacgCGCGCTAATTGGTGTACTAGACGTGGGTTTTCGCGAGTGTAATTACATCCCACTTTAAGTCTTCTGGACTTCATTTTACTGTATGAAACGACCATCGAAAAGCACGTATGGTCGTACTTAATAATGTGGTGATTAAAgctttcgttattatgatgGTTTTGCCATCCGTAAGCGAGGACTTATTATCCTCCAGTTGGTATTGGAACATGGATTCTCGATAAATGACAAATCATCCCAGTATCACgtattttaaaatagattCATCGTTAATTCGCGAGTCTTCAGATACAGCAACTTCTACGTAACCGAGACCTGGGTCGATATTACTACCGGatgaatggctgcatatttcaGTGTCAtttcaaaatcttttcaatcaaattctggctaaatattaaagtactaataatactttaatatatgtatatgtatatgtatatgtatatatatatatatatatacatatatatcaatgagtgaaaattgttttaaaaaaggaaatgaaacaGATTATGATatgaataaagattattattttgcacaaaagtatgtaaaaatgaacaatttttaattaaatatatgtatatacaatattataatatttgccgtataaaaattcttttaaattttttaacatttaacataaaaaatatatctaagtacaatacatacaaaagctatatattttctatatctgTTTCATTCATAAGAGCATCAAAGTCGAAACTACATCTTGCTATGCtaaatcttttactttttctagtCGTATCCTTTTTACATCTCCTTTgtattctttcatatattgGTACATAAGATTCTATATCATCAAATTCATCTGGAATATCGTTCATTGTACATTTTGTGATTGATACATCATGATCACATTTGATAGAGTCATATTTTGCACTTCCCATATCTTCAACAAGATTTTGATTACTCGTTGAAACGATTACGTTATctgaatcatttttaattatgttagaaatttcattatctCTATACTCATCTTGAAAAGTATATCTATTACATAAACTATCTATTATCCCTGTCATATTTAAATCGGCATCCTCAGTTTCGCTCGTAAAATCTTCAGGAGAAAGCTCAAGAAACATTCTGTCTAATgtattatctaattttatattaactttttctaattctaataCTCTTCTCATCTGAGGCGGATGTTTAACACCAtcctttgaatattttacgaaattgTGATCAATATTcttgttaacgttattctcgATAGAATCACATCCTTGTTTAGATCTTTTTGGCGTTATACTCATTCTTTCAAATGATTCTTCTAATGATAATGGTCGATTTTGTAAGATAAACTCATcgatctttctattatttttatcttcgacaAGTTTTTTCTTAGTTTTTCTTTGAGACTTTTTCGCGTTACCTTCTTCGATggtattaacatttttatctttaattagcTTTCGTTGCCGTTTATTGGCAGTTCTTTTTGgtggtttctttttattcttttccgtTTCAAAAGATTCAACTAAGTCTGGATAACATTTCAAGACGATGTCTTGTGGCTCGATAGTTACAAGttcattatttgtaatatcgtcactgttattttctttatctgatATATCAtagtacatttttaatttctctcttatacCAGTGGTATCTGTCCATATAATTTCATAACTGGcgatagattttatattccgtactttctttattttttcaggtataaataaattatttatcgacaaATACATATCAGAAGAAATATTTGGTAGATAACGCAGCTGCCATCTTGTTACCAAAGGAAAATTTTGTCAAAACGCATATTGGGGTCCcaagttaaatatttatcaacaaaatcctgaaataattattccttatatatttatttacatgttAGATCTAATGatgtcatttttataaaaatgatattacaacttacaatatatttatctatttgtgGCTGTTTCCATTCTAAATCTAATTTGGATGGTACAGAATGTTTTCGAATAAGAAATTCATCTAAGAGTTCTTGATCTGGAAAATCCTCTTTAAGACGagtcttttttataatttgtatctcatttaatataagtgctcttttctctctgttaagtataataatgatttatttatattacagatgaattctaattaaaagaatacaaataaaGTCTTACTTATATGTATCTTTGCATTAATAACAGTACCAGCATTCTATGCAACCTGATTTGTATGTTTGTGTAACTTTCCTGAGTGACCACATGATGTACATAAATTAGGATTTAATAAATCTGCTtccattttttcaaaattcgtATCAGTACGCCactttttattctaaaaaatattatgttctTTGCCAAATGTTAATGTATCAactgtaattaaaaatataatctttaccTTTCTAAAACCAAGAATCGTTGacagttttaaaatatttcaaagctGCCTCTTTTCCTACACCATTTACACCTTCATTATAATCACATCCGCATAATAAAGCAAGTgctatcattttatttcttcctaaatttaatgtattttctattttttctatattatactCATCAACAGCACCACCAGTACCAGATCTATTTCCTTGAGCGCTCATacaaaaatttcgatatacaACTTTTGCGCCATATAAAAAACAATCACTATCTTGACTTATACAACCATCGACAagctaaaaaaatataatgaataatctaatctatagaaataaattaattaagaattacTTACACCATCCTCATTTAAATAAGCACACATAGCTTCAGCTTCACCTTCACTTTGTACACATGCTATACCCATATATCTAAGTAGCTCTTTACATTCATTAagaattctattaaaattagtTCTTCCCCCTGTCCTagaaatctttctttcctgAAATCCAGCTCGaacattatttcttctttcaatagTTTTGTGCTTCAATGTTGGTGCTTTCCCTTCTAATACAAATACTGGTATTATTCCTTGTGTAAGAAGAAATGCTGTACGAAAGTATAGATTCCTATAACAATGCAAATTAACGTACTTAAGGAAATCCATTgtgttgtaataaatttaattttatacattaattttataaataaaattaaaaaataatataatatttttattatttataaatgtaacatTATCAAGTAATATTATGCATACCTAAGATACATTTTTGGTTGAATGTTATTATCAGTGATGCTTTGACTATCTACTATCCAACAACTCAAGTCAATTGCTATAACTTTTCCTTGAAGTTCGAACAACGGCTTTCTCTCGCATAAAGGCGATAAAATATTCCAAAGATCTTTTACACCCATTGTTAACAATTCAGTTCAAAATTCATAAACGCTTACGAAACGTACGTAGAGTTCCGTATAAACAATGAGATGACGCACCTAGCGGTAGTAtctcgaattaaaattaaaatttttacaattcaaaattattattaattatatgttttacGTCATAACGTGTTATTGCATAACTTATATTTAGacgagaaatttaatttatacaagCATGAttcgcaaaaaaagaaaaaaaaaaaaaaggaagaaattaattaaaaaattttgacgTAAAAATTccgttaatatcgatagagTACGATACGATCGTAAAGAGTACATCGATTTTCCGCTTTTATAACAGAGGTTCTCAAAGTCAAGTTTTATTAGTTCACTTTCCCCCCTCCATAAAGAATCTTAACATTTATGCTCGCTCGTGACGTGAACATGTGTTTGCATAGTGTGAATGTGCTCTCGCAATCTTACTGTAATCTTTGAGTAGGAGACGtgtttataacatttaataaagcATCGTAATGGAAGATTGGTTAATAGTTTGTGTAATgcatctttaataataaaaatataatatgagtGGAACGTCGCGCAAAGTGAAAAATCCATTGCTCTCAGCAGCTGGTATGGGATCACcttttgaatattattcgGAAAATGCTCTACTTGTACCAGTTACACCTGCAACACCTGCAGTACTTAGAGACGGTGAGTTTATACGTAAATGATATAACCCTGGGTGGGgcttaattttaaaaattaaatattgttttggTGAACGTTCTTTCTATATGTATGAGAGTATAGGAACAAAACAATACATATAGatttaatcttaataataacattttttatacgaGTCTTCTTAGTTCCTATACtaccatttcttttcctttactttgtCGTCGCATATGCGAAACATTTATACAACATGGAATCCACGTTACACGGTCGATATGGTAGATACCTAACGTGATTTTCTTCACTGTTCACATTTAGGGAATTAGAGCAGTGTAATTATAAGTGAAGTAAGAATTTAAAGAATCTAGTACATCTTTATGTAAGATTTTCAGttgtttttatagaaaattatgtgAATCATTCATTAATCCATAGGACTTTGACGTATGGACATTCAAAATGGTATGTTcatacataagaaaaaaattatttaatatgattattacaattctctcatttgcattaatttaactattatatatatatatatatatatatatatatatatatatatataatttaatatttgttgaatgatgatgatataatGTATTGTCAAAATTtgtcattgtttcttttttattaatttgttaatcgcagaatgatatatatatttttttatttcacggtcttactatatttctttgttagaATAAATTCTGAttctgattcttttttttttttttttttttttttttgtagaattacttctttttatcatttaattttagaCTTATTGgctgaaaattttattattaaaaaaaaaaaaagtactgtTTAAAAATGAGTTCCATATGAATTAGTGTTaatcatttttgaaaattaattagacaaagtgatataattataaaggtCTACTTAATTAATCGATCTCGAATTTTTTCGCTTGACAAAAGACAATTTTGATTCTAGTGTTTgtctataaataattagaaattagtattatataatgtagaaTTACGCAAGCTTCAATTAACAGTAAGAAATCAGAAGCTAGTTCTTTCTGCTCGCGCGGGTGCTCGTGAACCGTATCTTTGTGTGTAAGGTAAATCGTGactctttcttttacgtacacaaaaaactataattataataattaaaattgttaatagaaGAATTAATAATGCACCGACCGTAATAGCTGCTATTTCTCCTTCGGATAAATTATTCCaagctgaaagaaaaaaagttagtAGTAAAAActgaaaattaatagaaagagagagagagagagagagagagagagagagagagagagagagaaaatgtcatgagatcttcaattttattacttggaaaatttgaaaaaaattcatttttcgtGAAACTATGGATAATagttattgattttaaaatcgaGATTTACCTGTAACGTCTAtggtatatgtattataattattttttaaatcggtTGCTGTAATCTTTGCCTGAGTTGAACAACAAGTAgctgaataataaaatgttacagGATTTCGAGTGCCACTTATGAAATCCGTACGTGGATATATTTCGTTCGGAGATGATTTTACATTTTTGAGACCTAAACATTTGTaagttttcaattaaatatagataaatataaattaatcttatttcaataaatcttTGATCAAATTTCTTACCAGATTCAGAATCTTGAATTCTAATGTCGACACTCCAACGAGATTTCGTACATTTTTCCTTACTCAATTTTCCCGCGCAATTATCGTTGAACATATATTCGATCGCAGGCTTTGTATCGTCTACGATCTAAGAAAATATACTTGATAGTTCAATCGAATTACTTTTATcctaatatagtataattttcattgagaCTTGACACATTAAATTTGATATCAAAGATCTTACGTTTGGAAAGTTGCCTTCAACGTAAAGATAGACTGATTTCTCCATTATTTCTGAACCTTGCACGTATAATGTTAGAGTATTGATAACATCTTGACTAGTTCCTCTTGGTACTTCGATATCGACGAACACATTAATCGTACGACCAGCAAAAATCCATGTGCTAgcataaagtattatatattagtaacATTTAGTATTTATGATTAGACAATCGTAGGaaacaaaatttacaaaaaagacTTACAAAATCGGTTGAATGTTAAAAACTATCAGAGGTAAGCTTCGAACTTTGAAATCACATCTGATCGTCTGATAATGATTATTCGTTACATCGAAAACTATTCTATGAATCGTTCCTGGTCTCACAAAAAGATtactattttcattcaactttacgattatccttctcttttcttctttttcgtcatCACCTAATCGTgcaaattcatttaaatgttCCTGTttgttaacatttttcatCACATTCGAGACATTGACATTCGCCTGTTGCACACCGTCATTCTCAAAAATGATCTTACTCGATCGATCATTGAACGATTTCAATTGAATCTTCTCATTTTCCTAAacgaaatatgatttttttttgtatagagAACATTTACGagatcaaatattataaataaattaatataatagtcatatatatcattgtcGTACTTTAATTTGTATCGATGATAACGCATCATGCAAATTTTCCACATCCTTTTCAATCtcgtttcgtttatttctaGTCTCTGAAAATTCTGACGATTCATcgttcaaaataattaatcgactagcctataataaaatgtcaataattttattcttcaagtattctttaatatttttacgtttaattttttttttgtatctttttttttttttcttcatacctCTGAAGGTTCATCGAAGACTTCGACGTTATCGAAGCTACTTTGAGTTTCTTCGTAACTCGTATTCGAGACGATACGATATTTCGAATCTGTTgatgaaattgaaatgaagttgataaaagaaaaagaagtatgaatctctttttttcttgactaaaaataattagagaagaaaaaaagctaataaatgagtaaaaaagaaaagagagagaaagagagagagagagagagagagagagagagagagagagagaaacatcgTGCGTCAGGTCTGTGCGAGCTAGCAGCGGCCAAAGGGCAGCTCGCCGCATCATATTCGATTTCGTGTTGTTGCACAATATTCACCGTATCTCGCGAACTAGAAGCCAAAGCTTTGCCAGTTGTCAGTTGATTCTCGTTGCGTTACAAGGAAATTTTTAGCGCGATCTACCacgttaaaaatcttttatgtaagtacacatgtatataaattcgtTGTGCTTACGCATCTGTTTCGAGCTATCAACTTCCGCAACATTACGCTCGTAAATCGATTTATTGTGTGTCTCTTTATGTGTTTCCTCCGTGTAACAAGATAAACTTATCAAAGTTTAGTCActattgtcttttttctcgagatccttcatttttctttctttctttctttctttctttttttaatcttttcgatTAATCACAGTTTTCAATTgcaattatgtaaattatttaataagtaattagatataataataattaaataaaggaTAAACCTGA from Vespa velutina chromosome 3, iVesVel2.1, whole genome shotgun sequence includes:
- the LOC124947718 gene encoding LOW QUALITY PROTEIN: flap endonuclease GEN (The sequence of the model RefSeq protein was modified relative to this genomic sequence to represent the inferred CDS: inserted 2 bases in 2 codons; substituted 3 bases at 3 genomic stop codons); amino-acid sequence: MGVKDLWNILSPLCERKPLFELQGKVIAIDLSCWIVDSQSITDNNIQPKMYLRNLYFRTAFLLTQGIIPVFVLEGKAPTLKHKTIERRNNVRAGFQERKISRTGGRTNFNRILNECKELLRYMGIACVQSEGEAEAMCAYLNEDGLVDGCISQDSDCFLYGAKVVYRNFCMSAQGNRSGTGGAVDEYNIEKIENTLNLGRNKMIALALLCGCDYNEGVNGVGKEAALKYFKTVNDSWFXKEHNIFXNKKWRTDTNFEKMEADLLNPNLCTSCGHSGKLHKHXKSGCIECWYCYXCKDTYKEKRALILNEIQIIKKTRLKEDFPDQELLDEFLIRKHSVPSKLDLEWKQPQIDKYIDFVDKYLTWDPNMRFDKIFXLVTRWQLRYLPNISSDMYLSINNLFIPEKIKKVRNIKSIASYEIIWTDTTGIREKLKMYYDISDKENNSDDITNNELVTIEPQDIVLKCYPDLVESFETEKNKKKPPKRTANKRQRKLIKDKNVNTIEEGNAKKSQRKTKKKLVEDKNNRKIDEFILQNRPLSLEESFERMSITPKRSKQGCDSIENNVNKNIDHNFVKYSKDGVKHPPQMRRVLELEKVNIKLDNTLDRMFLELSPEDFTSETEDADLNMTGIIDSLCNRYTFQDEYRDNEISNIIKNDSDNVIVSTSNQNLVEDMGSAKYDSIKCDHDVSITKCTMNDIPDEFDDIESYVPIYERIQRRCKKDTTRKSKRFSIARCSFDFDALMNETDIENI